Proteins found in one Roseovarius pelagicus genomic segment:
- a CDS encoding CoA-acylating methylmalonate-semialdehyde dehydrogenase, with translation MKELTHYINGAHVKGTSGRFSDVYNPATGDVQAKCPLANADEMQKAVDAAQAAQPKWAATNPQRRARVLMKFVDLLNRDMDKLAEALSAEHGKTFPDAKGDVQRGLEVVEYCIGAPQLLKGEFTDSAGPGIDMYSMRQPLGVTAGITPFNFPAMIPMWMFAPAIACGNAFILKPSERDPSVPLMLAELMEEAGLPKGILQVVNGDKEAVDAILYHDVIQSIGFVGSTPIAEYIYGTGCAQGKRVQCFGGAKNHMIIMPDADMDQAADALIGAGYGAAGERCMAISVAVPVGDETADKLIEKLVPRIEALKVGPYTSGDDVDYGPVVTAAAKANIERLVQTGIDQGAELVVDGRGFSLQGYEDGFFVGPHLFDRVTPDMDIYKHEIFGPVLSTVRAGSYEEAIKLAMDHEMGNGTAIYTRDGDAARDFANRVNVGMIGINVPIPVPLAYHTFGGWKKSVFGDLNQHGPDAFKFYTRTKTVTARWPSGIKEGGEFNFKAMD, from the coding sequence ATGAAAGAACTGACGCATTACATCAACGGCGCCCATGTCAAAGGGACTTCGGGCCGCTTCTCGGATGTCTATAACCCAGCCACTGGCGACGTGCAGGCGAAATGCCCGCTGGCCAACGCAGACGAGATGCAAAAGGCCGTGGACGCAGCACAGGCAGCGCAGCCCAAATGGGCCGCGACCAATCCGCAGCGCCGCGCACGGGTATTGATGAAGTTCGTCGACCTGCTGAACCGCGACATGGACAAGCTGGCCGAAGCCCTCAGCGCAGAACATGGCAAGACCTTTCCCGACGCCAAGGGCGACGTGCAACGCGGGTTGGAAGTGGTCGAATACTGCATCGGGGCGCCCCAACTGTTGAAGGGTGAATTCACCGACAGCGCCGGTCCGGGTATCGACATGTATTCGATGCGCCAGCCACTGGGCGTTACCGCTGGCATCACTCCCTTTAACTTCCCTGCGATGATCCCGATGTGGATGTTTGCCCCCGCCATCGCCTGCGGCAACGCGTTCATCCTGAAACCATCCGAGCGCGACCCTTCTGTGCCCCTGATGCTGGCTGAGCTGATGGAGGAAGCAGGTCTGCCCAAAGGTATCCTTCAGGTGGTGAACGGTGACAAAGAAGCAGTTGACGCGATCCTTTACCATGATGTCATCCAGTCGATCGGTTTTGTCGGATCGACCCCCATCGCTGAATACATCTACGGCACCGGCTGCGCACAAGGCAAACGCGTACAGTGCTTTGGTGGCGCCAAGAACCACATGATCATCATGCCGGACGCGGATATGGATCAGGCGGCTGACGCGCTGATCGGCGCAGGCTACGGTGCGGCTGGCGAGCGTTGCATGGCAATCTCGGTCGCCGTGCCCGTGGGCGATGAAACCGCAGACAAGCTGATCGAGAAGCTGGTGCCACGCATCGAGGCGCTCAAGGTCGGGCCATACACCTCGGGCGATGACGTCGATTACGGCCCGGTCGTGACCGCCGCCGCCAAAGCCAATATCGAGCGTCTGGTGCAGACCGGTATCGACCAAGGCGCTGAACTGGTTGTCGATGGCCGTGGCTTCAGCCTGCAAGGCTACGAGGATGGGTTTTTCGTCGGCCCACACCTCTTTGACCGCGTCACACCCGATATGGATATCTACAAGCACGAGATTTTCGGCCCCGTCCTCAGCACTGTCCGCGCTGGTAGTTACGAGGAAGCGATCAAGCTGGCCATGGATCACGAGATGGGCAACGGCACTGCGATCTACACACGCGATGGTGATGCAGCGCGAGACTTTGCTAACCGGGTCAATGTCGGCATGATCGGCATCAACGTTCCGATCCCCGTGCCGCTAGCCTATCACACTTTTGGCGGCTGGAAAAAATCGGTCTTTGGTGACCTTAACCAGCACGGTCCGGACGCATTCAAGTTCTACACAAGAACCAAAACCGTCACCGCGCGCTGGCCCAGCGGCATCAAGGAAGGCGGCGAGTTCAACTTCAAAGCGATGGATTGA
- a CDS encoding enoyl-CoA hydratase/isomerase family protein: MPDIHIRAEGCAGRITLDRPEALNALTYDMCLAIEDALDVWANDDNVRLILIDAVGDKAFCAGGDIQELYERGKAGDYAYGQTFWADEYRLNAKIFEYSKPIVSFLQGFTMGGGVGIGCHGTHRIVDHKSSISMPECSIGLVPDVGGSMMLALAPGRIGEYLGLTTARMRGADAVYAGFADMLIPASKWDSLKSALIAKGDVEILTQNTDARPATNLPALQKAVDRHFAGETLGDILRSLRTADPADAEFAADTLKALGRSSPLSMACTVEMMHRLRGDALTIRKALDLEYRFTYRALEHGDFVEGIRAAIIDKDRNPNWQHDLDSLPAVAVSNMLLPLGPNKLSFEKKG; the protein is encoded by the coding sequence ATGCCTGATATTCATATCCGCGCTGAAGGCTGCGCCGGACGCATCACACTGGACCGACCCGAGGCGTTGAACGCCCTGACCTACGACATGTGTCTAGCCATCGAGGACGCGTTGGATGTCTGGGCTAATGACGACAATGTTCGGTTGATCCTGATTGACGCGGTCGGAGACAAGGCATTCTGTGCCGGCGGTGATATTCAGGAACTGTATGAGCGCGGCAAGGCCGGAGACTACGCATATGGACAAACGTTCTGGGCGGATGAGTACCGGCTGAACGCCAAAATCTTTGAGTACTCAAAGCCGATCGTGTCATTCCTTCAGGGTTTCACCATGGGCGGCGGTGTCGGTATCGGTTGCCACGGGACACACCGCATTGTCGATCATAAATCTTCCATCTCGATGCCTGAATGCAGCATCGGATTGGTCCCCGACGTGGGCGGATCGATGATGCTTGCATTGGCACCCGGGCGTATCGGCGAATATCTGGGGCTTACCACTGCGCGGATGCGGGGCGCGGATGCTGTCTATGCCGGTTTTGCAGATATGTTGATCCCAGCCAGCAAATGGGATTCTCTCAAATCGGCGCTCATCGCTAAGGGTGACGTTGAAATTCTTACACAAAATACAGATGCACGACCCGCGACAAACTTGCCTGCCTTGCAAAAGGCAGTGGACCGGCACTTTGCTGGCGAAACGCTTGGCGATATCTTGCGTTCGTTGCGGACTGCTGATCCGGCTGACGCAGAGTTTGCTGCCGACACGCTCAAGGCGCTCGGTCGCAGTTCTCCATTATCGATGGCCTGCACTGTCGAGATGATGCACCGCCTGCGCGGTGACGCACTAACCATTCGCAAGGCCCTCGATCTGGAGTATCGCTTTACGTATCGTGCGTTGGAACACGGCGATTTCGTGGAAGGCATTCGCGCCGCGATCATCGACAAGGACCGCAACCCGAACTGGCAACACGATCTGGATTCGCTGCCCGCCGTCGCGGTCAGCAATATGCTCTTGCCGCTCGGTCCAAACAAACTCTCTTTTGAAAAGAAAGGCTAA
- a CDS encoding acyl-CoA dehydrogenase family protein, whose product MDFALSEEQTAIFDMAYAFGQDNIAPHARKWEADGTIPKELWPQIAELGFGGLYVSEETGGSGLTRLDATLVFEALSMACPSVAAFLSIHNMCAKMIDTFASEDMKARVMPDVLSMQTVLSYCLTEPGSGSDAAALKTRAERTNEGYSLNGTKAFISGGGYSDAYVVMVRTGEDGPKGISTVLVETGTEGLSYGGLEDKMGWRSQPTRQVQFDNCYIPTENLVGEEGKGFKYAMAGLDGGRLNISACSLGAAQTAMHLTQSYMSERKAFGKSIDQFQALQFRLAEMEIELSAARVFLRQAAWKLDQNMPDASKHCAMAKKFVTEAGSRIVNQCLQLHGGYGYLADYGIEKLVRDLRVHEILEGTNEIMRVIVARHMLNER is encoded by the coding sequence ATGGATTTCGCACTCAGCGAGGAACAAACGGCCATATTCGACATGGCTTATGCATTTGGCCAAGACAACATCGCACCCCACGCCCGCAAATGGGAGGCCGACGGCACCATCCCAAAGGAACTTTGGCCGCAGATCGCCGAACTTGGTTTCGGAGGACTTTACGTCTCCGAGGAGACAGGCGGTTCCGGCCTGACACGGCTGGATGCGACACTGGTGTTCGAAGCGCTGAGTATGGCCTGCCCGTCCGTCGCGGCCTTCCTGTCGATTCACAATATGTGCGCCAAGATGATCGACACGTTTGCCAGCGAAGATATGAAAGCGCGGGTGATGCCCGACGTTCTGAGCATGCAAACCGTGCTGAGTTATTGCCTGACAGAGCCCGGTTCGGGCAGTGACGCTGCGGCACTCAAAACCCGCGCAGAACGGACCAATGAGGGTTACAGCCTGAACGGCACCAAGGCGTTTATCTCTGGTGGCGGATATTCCGACGCTTACGTGGTCATGGTGCGCACCGGCGAGGATGGCCCCAAAGGCATCTCGACCGTCCTTGTCGAGACCGGGACAGAGGGACTGTCATATGGCGGATTAGAAGACAAAATGGGTTGGCGCAGCCAGCCAACTCGGCAGGTACAATTCGATAATTGCTACATTCCGACGGAAAATTTGGTGGGCGAGGAAGGAAAAGGGTTTAAATATGCGATGGCCGGCCTCGATGGTGGTCGTCTGAACATTTCGGCCTGCTCGCTTGGTGCCGCGCAAACAGCAATGCATCTGACGCAATCTTACATGTCCGAGCGCAAAGCCTTTGGAAAATCCATCGACCAGTTTCAGGCATTGCAATTCCGCCTAGCCGAGATGGAGATCGAACTCTCCGCTGCGCGGGTCTTCTTGCGTCAGGCCGCGTGGAAACTGGACCAGAACATGCCTGACGCCAGCAAACATTGCGCGATGGCCAAAAAATTCGTCACCGAGGCCGGCAGCCGCATCGTCAACCAGTGCCTGCAACTGCACGGCGGCTACGGTTACCTCGCCGATTATGGCATTGAAAAACTCGTGCGCGACCTACGTGTGCATGAGATCCTCGAAGGCACGAACGAAATCATGCGTGTCATCGTGGCCCGGCACATGCTGAACGAACGCTAA
- a CDS encoding outer membrane protein, translated as MFRRLAFACILLPFFAAGGALAQSTSQDWNGPYVGLHLGGAYAGFTNRVPTMPGPTQDAGTFLGGVQLGYNWQQGNTVFGAEVDYSLMELRGSSPGGSFEENSMGSLRFRAGQVLGETLFFGSLGVAWTEKKTSLTGLGSTTDYEPGLMIGGGAERWLGENLTGRIEAYYVDVPKSRQNVGGVTTSGGSQNGVFRAGLNLHF; from the coding sequence ATGTTTCGACGACTCGCTTTTGCATGTATTTTGTTGCCGTTTTTCGCGGCGGGCGGTGCCCTCGCGCAATCGACCTCGCAGGATTGGAATGGCCCTTATGTAGGCCTGCATCTCGGCGGTGCTTACGCCGGATTTACCAACCGGGTGCCGACTATGCCGGGACCAACGCAGGATGCCGGGACGTTTCTGGGCGGGGTGCAGTTGGGGTATAACTGGCAACAAGGTAACACTGTATTTGGTGCCGAGGTCGATTACTCTTTGATGGAGTTGCGTGGAAGTTCACCCGGTGGAAGTTTCGAAGAGAACAGTATGGGATCATTGCGTTTTCGTGCTGGGCAGGTTCTGGGTGAGACGCTGTTTTTCGGCTCTCTTGGCGTTGCGTGGACCGAGAAGAAGACCTCTCTGACCGGCCTTGGGTCGACCACGGATTATGAGCCGGGTTTGATGATCGGGGGCGGCGCCGAACGTTGGCTGGGTGAGAACCTGACTGGGCGGATCGAGGCATATTACGTTGACGTCCCCAAGTCGCGGCAGAATGTCGGCGGGGTTACGACCTCGGGTGGTTCGCAGAACGGCGTGTTTCGAGCCGGTCTGAACCTGCATTTCTGA
- the mmsB gene encoding 3-hydroxyisobutyrate dehydrogenase has product MKIGFIGLGNMGAPMAANLAKAGHEVSGFDVAGATAEGASVASSAAAAATDADVVITMLPNGDILRAVAAEIIPAMSKGAVFLDCSTVDVESARAVAADARTAGLSALDAPVSGGIGGASGGTLTFMVGGDDAGLAKAQPLFDIMGQKSVHCGPSGNGQAAKICNNMILGVTMIATCEAFALADKLGLDRQAMFDVVSTSSGYSWSMNAYCPAPGIGPQSPADNDYKPGFAAELMLKDLGLAQSAAESADADTPMGAAALALYRQFVEDENGRGRDFSAMLPRFETRGRG; this is encoded by the coding sequence ATGAAAATCGGATTTATCGGACTGGGCAACATGGGCGCGCCGATGGCGGCAAATCTGGCAAAGGCCGGGCATGAGGTCAGCGGCTTTGATGTGGCCGGCGCCACGGCAGAAGGCGCCAGCGTGGCCAGCAGCGCCGCGGCGGCGGCGACCGATGCGGACGTCGTCATCACCATGCTGCCCAACGGAGACATCCTGCGGGCGGTCGCCGCTGAAATCATCCCTGCGATGAGCAAGGGCGCGGTTTTCCTCGATTGCTCTACCGTCGACGTTGAAAGCGCCCGTGCGGTTGCCGCCGATGCGCGCACCGCGGGACTTTCTGCGCTTGATGCGCCCGTGTCGGGCGGCATTGGCGGTGCCAGTGGCGGTACGCTCACCTTCATGGTCGGCGGCGATGATGCGGGTCTGGCCAAGGCACAGCCCCTATTCGATATCATGGGCCAGAAATCAGTGCATTGCGGCCCGTCGGGCAATGGTCAGGCCGCCAAGATCTGTAACAACATGATCCTCGGCGTCACTATGATCGCCACATGCGAGGCTTTTGCACTGGCGGACAAGTTGGGGCTGGATCGGCAGGCAATGTTTGACGTGGTCAGCACTTCATCGGGCTATAGCTGGTCGATGAACGCCTATTGCCCCGCTCCGGGTATCGGCCCGCAGAGCCCGGCCGACAACGACTACAAGCCCGGATTTGCGGCGGAATTGATGCTGAAGGATCTGGGGCTTGCCCAAAGCGCCGCCGAAAGTGCCGACGCTGACACGCCAATGGGCGCTGCGGCGCTCGCCCTCTATCGCCAGTTTGTCGAGGATGAGAATGGGCGCGGCCGCGATTTCAGCGCAATGCTGCCCCGGTTCGAGACGCGCGGACGCGGCTAA
- a CDS encoding carboxylate-amine ligase, producing MALTEPAFSIGIEEEYLLVDRDSLALAEAPKTMMEACSAELQDQVSPEFLNCQIEIGTKVCRDVHEAREDLKRLRSCVSREAAKFNLAPIAASCHPFSDWREQKHTDKDRYNALSSDLAGVVQRMLICGMHVHVGIENPDRRIDLMNQMSYFLPHLLALSCSSPFWQGHDTGLDSYRLTIFDNLPRTGLPPRMDSFGEFERSVQVLIDIGVIEDSSKIWWDLRPSSKFPTIESRICDVQPRLEDTLCLAALTQACARMLWRLATRNQRWRIYDSFLISENRWRAQRYGVREGLIDLGLGEVVPMATLMDELMELTGEDLAYFNSLDEVARAPKIAQNGTSADRQRRVYTEKMDAEDDKDAALRAVVQHLIDEFHVDL from the coding sequence ATGGCCCTGACTGAACCTGCCTTTTCCATCGGCATCGAAGAAGAATATCTATTGGTGGATCGCGATAGTCTCGCACTTGCCGAAGCGCCAAAAACGATGATGGAAGCCTGCTCTGCCGAGTTACAGGATCAGGTCAGTCCGGAATTTCTAAATTGCCAGATCGAAATCGGCACCAAGGTCTGCCGAGATGTGCACGAAGCGCGCGAAGACCTCAAACGCTTGCGCAGTTGCGTCAGCCGTGAGGCGGCCAAATTCAACCTCGCCCCCATCGCCGCATCCTGTCATCCGTTTTCCGACTGGCGCGAACAGAAACACACCGACAAAGATCGCTATAACGCACTCTCCAGCGATTTGGCGGGCGTGGTTCAGCGCATGCTGATCTGTGGTATGCATGTCCATGTAGGCATTGAGAACCCCGACCGGCGTATCGACCTGATGAACCAGATGAGTTACTTTCTGCCGCATCTTCTGGCGCTCAGCTGTTCGTCACCCTTCTGGCAAGGGCACGACACCGGGTTGGACAGCTATCGGCTGACGATTTTCGACAACCTCCCGCGTACCGGCCTGCCACCGCGCATGGACAGCTTTGGTGAATTTGAACGCTCGGTACAGGTGCTCATCGATATCGGCGTGATCGAGGACAGCTCCAAGATATGGTGGGATCTGCGACCCTCGTCGAAATTTCCAACGATTGAATCGCGCATCTGCGACGTCCAGCCCCGACTGGAGGACACGCTATGCCTTGCGGCGCTGACACAGGCCTGCGCTCGTATGCTGTGGCGGTTGGCCACACGCAACCAACGCTGGCGCATCTATGATTCATTCCTGATCTCTGAGAACCGCTGGCGCGCGCAGCGATATGGGGTGCGCGAGGGCCTGATCGATCTTGGCCTCGGAGAAGTTGTCCCGATGGCAACGCTGATGGATGAACTCATGGAACTGACCGGCGAAGATCTGGCCTATTTCAACTCGCTCGACGAAGTAGCGCGCGCGCCCAAGATTGCGCAAAATGGCACCAGTGCCGACCGCCAGCGCCGCGTATACACAGAAAAAATGGATGCCGAGGACGACAAGGATGCAGCCCTGCGCGCCGTGGTCCAGCATCTCATCGACGAATTCCACGTCGATTTGTAA
- a CDS encoding NAD(P)H-dependent flavin oxidoreductase has product MWPDNRLIDLLDIEHPIILAPMAGTTTPALAAAVSNAGGLGSHGCATMPLDTLRAHIREIAAQTNRGVNLNFFCHVAPEMTQEHHNQLLDVLAPYYAAAGVSAPDTMPQAPYTPFGPEHLAILLEHPPAVASFHFGLPEADAIASLKAAGTRILSSATTVAEAKWLAARNVDAIIAQGWEAGGHRGVFLDVENDAQIGLLALVPQIASAVDVPVIAAGGIADGRGIAAAFALGASGVQIGTGFLTSDESAPKAHHFESTDGGSDDSTRISCSVSGRPARAHRTAWLNAMAQVAAAPFPLMYHYTRPLLAADSATHHFSLYGQSAALAPSGPAANRLAWFVEEAQRAFERISR; this is encoded by the coding sequence ATGTGGCCTGACAATCGCCTGATTGACCTGCTGGACATTGAACACCCGATCATTCTGGCCCCTATGGCCGGCACGACGACCCCTGCCCTTGCGGCGGCCGTATCGAACGCTGGCGGGCTGGGGTCGCATGGTTGCGCGACTATGCCACTGGACACGCTTCGCGCACATATCCGCGAAATCGCGGCGCAAACCAACCGTGGCGTGAACCTGAATTTCTTCTGCCACGTCGCGCCGGAAATGACACAAGAACATCACAATCAGTTGCTTGATGTACTGGCCCCATACTACGCCGCCGCAGGCGTCTCAGCGCCAGATACCATGCCTCAGGCACCCTATACTCCGTTCGGCCCGGAACATCTGGCCATCCTGTTAGAACACCCTCCAGCAGTGGCTAGTTTTCACTTTGGCCTGCCAGAGGCCGATGCGATTGCCTCGTTGAAAGCCGCCGGAACCCGTATCCTGTCATCAGCCACAACCGTGGCCGAGGCCAAGTGGCTGGCCGCCCGCAATGTCGATGCGATCATCGCCCAAGGCTGGGAGGCCGGCGGCCATCGCGGCGTGTTTCTGGATGTTGAAAATGACGCGCAGATCGGGTTGCTGGCGCTGGTGCCACAGATCGCCTCAGCGGTGGACGTGCCGGTAATCGCCGCAGGTGGCATCGCGGATGGGCGCGGCATTGCCGCCGCCTTCGCGCTTGGCGCATCTGGTGTTCAGATCGGCACTGGCTTTCTGACGTCAGATGAAAGCGCTCCGAAGGCACACCATTTTGAGAGTACCGACGGCGGAAGTGATGACAGCACTCGTATCAGCTGCTCCGTTTCAGGGCGACCGGCCCGCGCGCATCGCACCGCATGGCTGAATGCTATGGCACAGGTTGCAGCCGCTCCTTTCCCGCTGATGTATCACTATACGCGTCCATTACTGGCCGCAGATAGCGCCACGCATCACTTCTCTCTCTACGGGCAATCTGCCGCGTTGGCACCGTCCGGCCCGGCGGCCAATCGGCTGGCCTGGTTTGTAGAGGAAGCCCAACGCGCCTTCGAGCGCATCAGTCGCTGA
- the uvrA gene encoding excinuclease ABC subunit UvrA produces MAELKNIEVRGAREHNLKNIDVDIPRDQLVVITGLSGSGKSSLAFDTIYAEGQRRYVESLSAYARQFLDMMQKPDVDHISGLSPAISIEQKTTSKNPRSTVGTVTEIYDYMRLLYARAGTPYSPATGKPIEAQQVQDMVDRIMGMEEGTRAYLLAPIVRDRKGEYRKEFLELRKTGFQRVKVDGAFYELDDPPTLDKKFRHDIDVVVDRIVVREGLETRLADSLRTALDLADGIAILETAPTDADPERITFSEKFACPVSGFTIPEIEPRLFSFNAPFGACPVCDGLGMELFFDERLVVPDQNLKIYDGALAPWRKGKSPYFLQTIEAIAKHYEFDQNTRWKDLDAHVQQVFLHGSGDEEIPFRYDEGGRVYQVTRVFEGVIPNMERRYRETDSNWVREEFERYQNNRPCGACAGYRLREEALAVKIGSASGGQNQLLHVGQVVQMSIREALAWVEEVPNHLSKQKNEIARAILKEIRERLGFLNNVGLEYLTLSRNAGTLSGGESQRIRLASQIGSGLTGVLYVLDEPSIGLHQRDNDRLLGTLKNLRDQGNTVIVVEHDEEAIREADYVFDIGPGAGVHGGQVVSHGVPSVVAADANSITGQYLSGTREISIPAVRRKGNGKKLKVVKASGNNLKEVTAEFPLGKFVCVTGVSGGGKSTLTIETLFKTASMRLNGARQTPAPCETIKGLEHLDKVIDIDQRPIGRTPRSNPATYTGAFTPIRDWFAGLPESKARGYKPGRFSFNVKGGRCEACQGDGLIKIEMHFLPDVYVTCETCQGARYNRETLEIKFKGKSIADVLDMTVEDAQTFFQAVPSIREKMDALVRVGLGYIKVGQQATTLSGGEAQRVKLSKELAKRSTGRTLYILDEPTTGLHFEDVKKLLEVLHELVEGGNTVIVIEHNLDVIKTADWIIDIGPEGGDGGGEIVAVGTPEKITDEVRSHTGRYLKPMLVPKNKVAAE; encoded by the coding sequence ATGGCTGAGTTGAAGAACATTGAGGTGCGCGGCGCGCGCGAGCATAATCTGAAGAATATCGACGTGGATATTCCGCGCGACCAGCTTGTGGTCATTACGGGCCTAAGCGGGTCGGGTAAATCTTCGCTTGCGTTCGATACGATCTATGCCGAAGGGCAGCGCCGCTATGTGGAATCGCTGTCGGCATATGCGCGGCAGTTTCTGGACATGATGCAAAAGCCGGACGTAGACCACATCAGTGGCCTCAGCCCCGCGATCAGCATCGAGCAAAAGACCACCAGTAAAAACCCCCGTTCGACCGTCGGCACTGTGACCGAGATATACGACTACATGCGTCTGCTCTATGCGCGCGCAGGTACACCCTATAGCCCCGCCACCGGCAAACCGATCGAGGCGCAGCAGGTGCAGGACATGGTCGACCGCATCATGGGAATGGAAGAGGGCACACGCGCCTATCTGCTGGCGCCGATTGTGCGGGATCGCAAAGGCGAGTACCGCAAGGAATTCTTGGAGCTACGCAAGACCGGTTTTCAACGGGTCAAGGTGGATGGCGCGTTCTACGAGTTGGATGATCCGCCAACGCTGGATAAGAAGTTCCGCCACGATATTGACGTGGTCGTGGACCGGATCGTTGTGCGCGAGGGTTTGGAGACGCGGCTGGCGGATAGTCTGCGCACCGCGTTGGATCTGGCCGATGGCATCGCCATTCTGGAAACCGCACCGACGGACGCTGATCCTGAGCGCATTACGTTCTCCGAGAAATTCGCCTGTCCTGTCAGCGGCTTTACCATTCCCGAGATTGAGCCACGGCTGTTCTCCTTCAACGCACCATTCGGGGCGTGCCCGGTTTGCGACGGGTTGGGGATGGAGTTGTTCTTTGATGAGCGGTTGGTCGTGCCGGACCAAAACCTGAAAATTTACGATGGCGCGTTGGCACCGTGGCGCAAGGGCAAGAGCCCGTATTTTCTGCAAACCATCGAAGCGATCGCCAAGCATTACGAGTTCGACCAGAATACCCGGTGGAAAGATCTGGATGCTCATGTGCAGCAGGTGTTTTTACATGGGTCGGGTGATGAGGAGATCCCATTTCGCTACGACGAGGGCGGCCGCGTTTATCAGGTCACGCGTGTGTTCGAGGGTGTAATCCCGAACATGGAGCGACGCTATCGCGAGACAGATAGCAATTGGGTACGCGAGGAGTTTGAACGCTACCAGAACAATCGTCCTTGCGGTGCCTGCGCGGGCTACCGTCTGCGCGAAGAGGCTTTGGCTGTTAAGATCGGCTCTGCCAGTGGTGGGCAGAACCAGCTGCTGCATGTTGGGCAGGTGGTCCAGATGTCCATCCGCGAGGCGCTGGCATGGGTCGAAGAGGTCCCGAACCATCTAAGCAAGCAGAAGAACGAAATCGCCCGTGCGATCCTGAAGGAAATCCGTGAGCGACTTGGATTCCTGAACAATGTGGGCCTCGAATACCTGACGCTGAGCCGCAATGCCGGCACGTTGTCCGGAGGTGAAAGCCAACGCATCCGGTTGGCATCGCAGATCGGTTCAGGGCTGACCGGGGTACTCTACGTGTTGGATGAGCCGAGCATCGGACTTCACCAGCGCGACAATGACAGGCTGTTGGGCACACTCAAGAACCTGCGCGATCAGGGTAACACGGTGATCGTGGTAGAGCATGACGAAGAAGCGATCCGCGAGGCAGACTACGTCTTTGATATTGGTCCCGGTGCCGGGGTGCATGGCGGACAGGTCGTCAGCCATGGCGTGCCATCTGTGGTAGCTGCGGATGCGAATTCGATCACCGGGCAATACCTGTCAGGAACCAGAGAGATTTCGATCCCCGCAGTGCGACGTAAGGGGAATGGCAAAAAATTGAAGGTTGTCAAAGCGTCAGGCAACAACCTTAAAGAAGTTACAGCCGAATTCCCGCTGGGGAAATTCGTCTGTGTTACCGGCGTGTCGGGCGGTGGCAAGTCGACGCTGACCATCGAGACGCTATTCAAAACTGCCTCGATGCGGCTGAACGGTGCGCGTCAGACACCAGCCCCCTGTGAGACAATCAAGGGGCTGGAGCATCTGGACAAGGTGATCGACATTGATCAGCGTCCGATCGGCCGCACACCTCGTTCGAACCCCGCGACCTATACCGGCGCGTTCACACCGATCCGCGATTGGTTCGCGGGATTGCCCGAATCTAAGGCGCGCGGCTACAAGCCGGGTCGGTTCAGTTTCAACGTCAAGGGCGGGCGTTGCGAAGCGTGTCAGGGAGATGGGCTAATCAAGATTGAGATGCATTTTCTCCCAGATGTCTATGTCACCTGCGAGACGTGCCAAGGCGCGCGGTATAATCGCGAAACTTTGGAAATAAAGTTTAAAGGCAAGAGCATAGCCGATGTTCTTGATATGACGGTCGAGGACGCGCAGACCTTTTTTCAGGCGGTGCCGAGTATCCGCGAGAAGATGGACGCGCTGGTACGTGTCGGCCTTGGCTATATTAAGGTGGGTCAGCAGGCCACGACGCTGTCAGGTGGCGAAGCGCAACGCGTGAAACTGAGCAAGGAGCTCGCGAAACGGTCGACCGGACGTACGCTCTATATTCTGGATGAGCCCACGACGGGGCTGCATTTCGAAGATGTAAAGAAGCTGCTCGAGGTGCTGCATGAGTTGGTCGAGGGCGGTAACACGGTGATCGTGATCGAGCATAACCTTGATGTGATCAAGACCGCTGACTGGATCATCGACATCGGCCCCGAAGGCGGAGATGGCGGAGGAGAGATCGTTGCCGTAGGCACCCCGGAAAAGATCACTGACGAGGTGCGCAGCCACACGGGGCGCTATCTTAAACCGATGCTTGTGCCGAAAAACAAGGTCGCGGCGGAATGA